The following proteins are encoded in a genomic region of Arachis ipaensis cultivar K30076 chromosome B02, Araip1.1, whole genome shotgun sequence:
- the LOC110268917 gene encoding uncharacterized protein LOC110268917, with amino-acid sequence MTANEYLKKIRDIVDSMASIGYTLFLEDHISAITDGLNEDYALYLSIVMEKSESITLIEAEALLLGHEKMIERFEKIALGTIQEHYTQSSSSLPRPPNTTNYVPRRGREGKSSNRVRFTNSDSRPICQVCGRTGHTALLCFHRFNQQYQASSSNAKIPTQSKLLPPPTTYHNPRAYMAAPSTFSDASWLPDTGTSNHVTNDAQSILAPSEFLGKDQLLLGNGSGHPGDSSTRSSI; translated from the exons ATGACAGCAAATGAGTATCTCAAGAAGATTCGAGATATTGTTGATTCCATGGCATCAATAGGCTACACTCTTTTCCTAGAAG ATCATATATCAGCCATTACAGATGGTCTTAATGAAGATTATGCTTTATATCTCTCAATAGTAATGGAAAAATCAGAATCCATTACTCTTATTGAAGCCGAAGCACTTCTTCTTGGACATGAAAAAATGATTGAAAGGTTTGAAAAGATTGCTTTAGGAACGATACAAGAACACTATACTCAATCATCATCTTCCCTTCCTAGACCACCAAATACCACAAATTATGTTCCAAGAAGAGGTCGAGAAGGAAAAAGTTCTAACAGAGTCAGGTTTACAAATTCTGATTCTAGACCAATTTGTCAAGTCTGTGGAAGGACAGGTCATACTGCACTGTTATGTTTTCATCGCTTTAATCAACAATATCAAGCTTCATCTTCTAATGCAAAAATTCCAACCCAATCTAAACTGTTACCACCTCCTACTACCTATCACAATCCAAGGGCTTATATGGCTGCTCCATCTACTTTTTCAGATGCAAGCTGGCTTCCTGACACGGGGACAAGCAATCATGTCACAAATGATGCACAATCTATCTTGGCGCCCTCTGAATTTCTTGGTAAAGACCAACTCCTTCTAGGTAATGGATCAG GACACCCAGGAGATTCTTCTACAAGGAGCTCCATATAA